A single Euwallacea similis isolate ESF13 chromosome 1, ESF131.1, whole genome shotgun sequence DNA region contains:
- the MED1 gene encoding mediator of RNA polymerase II transcription subunit 1 has product MSKLQNNCLNMPVSTKDKAKDWQLEILMEKLRSKASQVKTLPEISKHVRMTLLEKRYALDSVEKSQHQKCLDTLQHFIKVTGLQSMIERLESLTRQLGLRFVVETSGVFIFSDMFYLEIILDPTGVVKDVKIHHEGKMEQQSCTELVNCLTKGDFTDFTTQLEGFVSIYQLNADKKIKSKAFTALEALEADLCTLAQLQNFFKEPFNLIHKSPVGVLEKRRGGHNMKLTYFVSPYDLLNLDKHELDVISIENVISKGMGQWVTVCMESSVGHKLQTASLITVNRSMNGKSTPVYNQMNNQNSTVLPACFTLKLNKPMPICLSLVRKIQQVQQWHEVDNSTPQPLLNLIVNHTSEGKLTCNNNKGLFVTLPDQTHCYCMTENRNMNGAFVTSIPFTHPAHVANILMVLREQAVFNTIIGSCVRPNSRQNFDNLTMFEVSALSSTQISIALEHPLQECMATADIDLSDISNLQVRVYPGRPRTPSSPDLVSEVATRVLNTSFSIPVTMRAVIKMWERQAVQPSMYHGQENFSLPLDSIDPGDHKGPGAGPGLSEFGGLQDKIKQESGVNGPQGHHQIMMQDSQAMWDESMSSSNFLNIPPSDRALTNLELANILAGSPPEKPSPGKKHKRKATDDLWKSGKRKVGANTEDSEYIETSSCDSTSRSTLISQETEVATPNSGSQSDLELSNVDSSDFLSNIEKGAGEFSLNEPGTVDMDEILSTLPIRKTPPEQSPSSTCSSILSEFTAKNIGVPPNVSITPISSSPTPTYLGSEKRMGIEIIPISQAAPPLISTSITITPITTGVKTSEDRRDKKSSRSNREDKEKKRKRKRDDSPMGPPEKVPMKQDPLSKPVSVSIKTAESPPLSGSTPSSPNMMRKFSASPTSNRPLSISGKLSPSLLKPKSSGSASHHSPSPKSSPAHVPSSPKHGIAGISSPKHPSGSGSGKPSMSTLKNAANSPSTKGSSEKSKSKEGSRDKDKARNIFGGSSNKTKSSSSSSSSSSSSVSFKMKPLDLNISSSESGSLESLPSPSSDSKGNPNSLRNRKGSLSAIVDKLNFKVNAQHSDVPTDLSAKSSSSSGKTPTKDGGKSGAKLTGDGKSSEYMVKTSSDGMKLTINKPRTKENKSGVLLSGNSQGGAAKPSQLSTSGSPKVHTGLKPGVTSGPASKKPQQLQKSSSSSGIPNSSTTYISTGLKSGNKPPPGSSGSNKPLGPIKSISKPSVSPKLGSGSITDLSRSKDRFKPSKSSSEKSIFSSMKERGKGSPTPNDSSDIFKMQPKVDPYSSALMMEGMMKTLDKSFQIPKLSDKKKNEMNNVNRSTVDTKIFDMMVKNDISKYPLSIPAMNSLDQKIRNNMGLLGPGKTEDMEDKKKEGPQNLSGSSN; this is encoded by the exons ATGAGCAAGTTGCAGAACA ACTGCCTAAATATGCCTGTGTCTACTAAAGACAAGGCCAAAGACTGGCAGCTTGAAATCCTTATGGAGAAGTTGCGCTCAAAGGCCTCGCAAGTGAAGACTTtaccagaaatttcaaaacatgttCGCATGACTCTTCTG gAAAAGAGATACGCTTTGGATAGTGTCGAGAAAAGCCAGCACCAGAAGTGTTTAGACACTTTACAGCATTTCATCAAAGTTACTGGCCTTCAGAGTATGATCGAGAGGCTGGAAAGTCTTACTCGACAGCTAGG GTTGAGATTTGTAGTGGAAACTTCTGGAGTATTCATATTTTCAGACATGTTCTACCTAGAAATTATTCTGGATCCCACAGGAGTAGTCAAAGATGTAAAAATCCATCATGAGGGCAAAATGGAACAGCAAAGCTGCACTGAACTGGTCAACTGTCTTACCAAAGGGGACTTTACAGATTTCACTACTCAACTTGAAGGATTTGTGTCAATTTACCAGCTAAATGCAGACAAGAAAATCAAATCTAAAGCATTCACAGCACTGGAAGCACTGGAGGCTGATTTGTGTACTTTAGCACAGCTACAGAATTTCTTCAAAGAGCCCTTTAATCTGATACACAAATCTCCAGTGGGGGTTTTGGAGAAGAGGCGAGGGGGGCATAATATGAAACTTACATACTTTGTGTCCCCTTATGATTTGTTAAATCTGGATAAGCATGAATTGGATGTAATTAGTATAGAAAATGTCATTTCTAAGGGGATGGGACAATGGGTTACAGTATGCATGGAAAGTTCAGTAGGGCACAAATTGCAGACTGCTTCTTTGATTACTGTGAACAGGAGTATGAATGGGAAAAG TACTCCTGTATATAATCAAATGAACAACCAAAACAGCACTGTATTACCAGCTTGTTTCACTCTGAAACTCAACAAACCAATGCCCATCTGTTTGTCACTAGTACGGAAGATTCAGCAAGTCCAACAATGGCATGAGGTGGACAACAGCACTCCTCAGCCTTTGCTAAATCTCATTGTTAATCATACTAGTGAGGGAAAGCTAACCTGTAACAACAATAAGGGGTTATTTGTG ACCCTTCCTGATCAAACTCATTGCTACTGCATGACTGAAAATCGCAATATGAATGGAGCTTTTGTGACCAGCATTCCATTCACTCATCCAGCCCATGTAGCCAATATCCTTATGGTCCTTAGGGAGCAGGCTGTATTCAACACTATTATTGGTAGTTGTGTGAGGCCCAATAGCAGACAAA ACTTTGACAATTTGACCATGTTTGAAGTGAGTGCCTTGTCTTCAACTCAAATTTCCATAGCCCTTGAGCATCCCCTACAGGAATGTATGGCCACTGCAGATATAGATTTATCTGATATATCCAATCTACAAGTTAGAGTGTATCCTGGCAGACCCAGGACTCCTTCAAGTCCAGATTTAGTCTCAGAGGTAGCCACCAGGGTGCTGAACACAAGCTTCTCAATTCCA GTTACAATGCGGGCAGTGATTAAAATGTGGGAACGGCAGGCGGTCCAGCCAAGCATGTATCACGGGCaggaaaattttagtttgccCCTCGATTCCATTGATCCCGGCGACCACAAAGGCCCCGGCGCAGGGCCGGGCCTATCGGAATTCGGGGGGCTGCAGGACAAGATCAAGCAAGAGTCGGGAGTTAATGGGCCACAGGGGCACCATCAGATCATGATGCAA GACTCGCAAGCAATGTGGGACGAATCCATGAGcagttcaaattttctaaacatCCCACCTTCCGATAGGGCGTTAACGAATCTTGAATTGGCCAATATTCTGGCAG GTTCACCGCCGGAGAAGCCAAGTCCAGGTAAGAAGCACAAACGCAAAGCCACCGATGATTTGTGGAAAAGTGGCAAGCGGAAGGTGGGAGCGAACACTGAAGACTCGGAATATATTGAAACGTCCAGCTGCGATTCCACGTCGCGCAGCACCCTGATTTCCCAGGAAACCGAGGTGGCCACCCCAAATTCGGG GTCTCAGTCAGACTTGGAACTGTCCAATGTGGACTCGTCGGACTTTTTAAGCAACATTGAAAAAGGTGCAGGAGAGTTTTCATTAAATGAGCCAGGAACTGTCGATATGGACGAGATTTTATCCACATTACCTATCAGGAAGACTCCCCCTGAACAGTCTCCCAGCAGCACATGTAGTAGTATTCTCTCTGAGTTTACTGCAAAAAACATTGGTG TTCCTCCAAATGTGAGCATAACTCCAATCTCCTCGTCCCCCACTCCCACATATTTGGGGTCGGAAAAGCGAATGGGCATCGAAATTATCCCCATCTCCCAGGCGGCGCCTCCCTTGATATCCACGTCAATTACGATCACCCCTATAACTACCGGTGTTAAAACTTCAGAAGACAGGAGAGACAAAAAGAGCAGTAGAAGCAATAGGGAAGATAAGGAGAAGAAACGGAAAAGGAAAAGAGATGATAGTCCCATGGGCCCTCCAGAGAAAGTTCCGATGAAACAAGATCCCTTATCGAAACCTGTGTCTGTCAGCATTAAGACCGCCGAAAGCCCTCCATTGTCGGGGTCTACACCTTCTTCCCCGAACATGATGCGAAAATTCAGCGCATCTCCCACCTCAAACAGGCCGCTATCCATATCGGGGAAGTTGAGTCCGAGCCTGCTGAAGCCAAAGTCGTCTGGTAGTGCCTCACATCACAGTCCTAGTCCCAAAAGTTCTCCTGCGCATGTCCCTTCCAGTCCCAAACACGGAATCGCTGGAATATCTAGCCCGAAACATCCTTCAGGAAGCGGGAGCGGCAAACCGAGCATGTCGACGTTAAAAAACGCAGCAAATTCGCCCTCCACTAAAGGGTCAAGTGAGAAGAGCAAGAGCAAAGAAGGATCCAG GGACAAGGACAAAGCCCGCAACATCTTTGGCGGCAGCAGTAACAAAACTAAGTCCAGTTCTTCTTCCTCCTCGTCTTCATCGTCATCTGTCTCGTTCAAGATGAAACCCCTTGATCTGAATATAAGTAGTTCTGAGAGCGGTTCCCTTGAATCATTACCTTCACCCAGTTCAGACTCCAAGGGAAACCCAAACAGCCTGCGCAACCGCAAAGGTTCCCTTTCCGCCATCGtggataaattaaatttcaaagtaaacGCACAGCATAGTGACGTTCCCACAGATCTCAGTGCTAAGTCTAGTAGTAGTAGCGGTAAAACACCCACGAAGGATGGAGGGAAAAGTGGTGCAAAATTGACGGGAGATGGGAAAAGCTCGGAATACATGGTGAAAACCAGCTCCGATGGGATGAAGCTCACTATCAACAAGCCTAGGACGAAAGAAAACAAGTCTGGGGTCTTGCTGAGTGGAAACTCCCAAGGCGGAGCTGCTAAGCCTTCTCAGTTAAGCACCTCTGGATCCCCGAAGGTTCACACTGGGCTAAAACCAGGTGTCACTAGTGGACCTGCTTCAAAGAAGCCTCAGCAATTGCAGAAAAGTAGCAGTTCCTCAGGTATTCCCAACTCCTCCACTACGTATATTTCAACTGGATTGAAGAGCGGAAATAAACCACCCCCAGGAAGTAGCGGGTCAAACAAACCTTTGGGGCctattaaatcaatttcaaaGCCTTCAGTATCACCGAAACTGGGCTCTGGTAGCATCACCGATTTGAGCAGGAGCAAAGACCGCTTCAAGCCGAGCAAAAGCTCCTCGGAGAAatctatattttcttcaatgaaGGAGCGGGGCAAAGGCAGTCCCACCCCTAACGACTCGTcggacatttttaaaatgcagcCAAAAGTAGATCCGTATTCTTCAGCGCTGATGATGGAAGGAATGATGAAAACTCTGGATAAAAGTTTCCAAATTCCGAAATTatcagataaaaaaaagaacgAGATGAATAATGTAAATAGGAGTACGGTGGACacgaaaatttttgatatgatGGTGAAGAACGATATCAGCAAGTATCCGTTGAGCATACCCGCGATGAATTCGTTGGACCAGAAGATTAGGAATAATATGGGTCTACTGGGGCCGGGCAAAACTGAGGACATGGAGGATAAAAAGAAAGAGGGGCCGCAGAATTTGTCCG GATCCTCAAATTGA
- the LOC136410153 gene encoding ADP-ribose pyrophosphatase, mitochondrial, whose protein sequence is MFLVLKMHTKCRGEIYPSSSIKRLLFPDKLVPWAIPFDQYNPPEYESKSLLNKPWADPSINDASFKPKWNKLDDRINRRSHMGDYPIQDKRPLNPKGRTGLIGRGILGKWGPNHAADPIVTRWKVDDKQKKCINKLTGKQILQFCAIERRDCGQWALPGGMVDPGEKVSETLKREFLEEALNSLETSEEQQKTEEEMIKSFFTKGVEIYKGYVDDPRNTDNAWMETVAVNFHDEEGKHVGKLNLRAGDDAAKVRWLDIDKSLNLYASHSELLKAVIERLGGHW, encoded by the exons ATGTTTTTAGTCCTGAAAATGCACACCAAATGCAGAGGAGAAATCTACCCCTCAAGCAGTATAAAACGCTTATTGTTTCCTGATAAATTAGTGCCCTGGGCAATTCCTTTTGATCAATATAACCCCCCTGAATATGAATCAAAATCGTTACTTAACAAGCCTTGGGCAGATCCCTCAATAA ACGATGCCAGCTTTAAACCTAAATGGAATAAACTTGATGACAGAATTAATCGACGGAGCCATATGGGTGATTATCCAATACAGGATAAGAGGCCTCTAAATCCCAAGGGGAGGACTGGTCTTATAGGGCGAGGAATTCTAGGAAAGTGGGGCCCAAATCATGCAGCTGACCCTATAGTGACTCGATGGAAGGTTGATGATAAGCAGAAAAAgtgcataaataaattaactggCAA GCAAATCTTGCAATTCTGCGCCATTGAGCGTCGAGATTGTGGCCAATGGGCATTACCTGGGGGCATGGTAGATCCAGGTGAAAAAGTAAGTGAAACTTTGAAGCGGGAATTTTTAGAAGAAGCTCTCAATAGTCTTGAAACATCTGAAG AGCAACAAAAAACTGAGGAAGAAATGATTAAATCTTTCTTCACAAAAGGAGTAGAAATCTATAAAGGCTATGTAGATGATCCAAGAAACACTGACAATGCTTGGATGGAGACTGTGGCTGTTAACTTCCATGATGAGGAGGGAAAGCACGTgggtaaattgaatttaaggGCGGGAGATGATGCTGCGAAGGTGCGGTGGTTGGATATTgataaaagtttgaatttatATGCCAGTCATTCAGAACTGCTGAAAGCGGTGATTGAACGGTTGGGAGGACATTGGTAA
- the eRF3 gene encoding eukaryotic peptide chain release factor GTP-binding subunit ERF3A, which produces MSNNTAPDSWESQADTNSTNNSPSHGTDVTAKFSTLNVNAVEFVPSFSFGSPKAAEDVSSPLEGQSKEASPQHQPVLNGTPSTSPIEPPEANDPPPVPPASGNDTSPTGVGGSWEDVADEDSTASGAAQVTTPEDDDEEVSGEEQLKQKKKKPAKNVEVEEKKEHINVVFIGHVDAGKSTIGGQIMALTGMVDKRTLEKYQREACEKSRESWYLSWALDTNQEERDKGKTVEVGRAFFETDRKHFTILDAPGHKSFVPNMIGGAAQADLAVLVISARKGEFETGFDRGGQTREHAMLAKTAGVKYLVVLVNKMDDPTVNWDEARYNECRDKILPYLKKLGFNLNKDLFFLPCSGQLGQNLKEPVDKSICTWYDGAAFIPFIDNLPQINRKADGPFMMPIVDKYKDMGTVVMGKVESGECRKGQNLIIMPNRTPVIVDMLLSDDDEVSRIVSGENVKVKVKGVEEEDVSPGFVLCDAVNPVHTCRIFDAQLVIIEHKSIICAGYSAVMHIHCAAEEVTVKALICLIEKKTGEKSKTRPRFVKQDQIAIMRIECAGVICLEPFKEFPQMGRFTLRDENRTIAIGKVLKLVE; this is translated from the exons ATGTCTAATAACACAGCGCCGGATAGTTGGGAGTCCCAAGCCGACACCAATTCCACAAATAACAGTCCCAGTCATGGTACAGATGTGACAGCGAAGTTTTCCACGTTGAACGTGAATGCAGTTGAATTTGTGCCTTCGTTTAGTTTTGGGTCTCCAAAGGCGGCCGAAGACGTCTCAAGCCCTCTAGAAGGTCAAAGCAAAGAGGCTTCGCCCCAGCACCAACCAGTATTAAACG gcaCCCCTTCAACATCGCCAATTGAGCCACCTGAAGCAAATGACCCTCCTCCTGTTCCGCCCGCATCTGGGAACGATACCAGTCCCACTGGTGTAGGTGGTAGTTGGGAAGATGTAGCCGATGAAGATAGTACTGCGTCTG GTGCAGCCCAAGTGACAACTCCCGAAGATGACGATGAAGAGGTTTCAGGCGAGGAACAACTTAAACAGAAGAAAAAGAAGCCCGCCAAAAACGTGGAGGTAGAGGAAAAGAAAGAACATATTAATGTGGTGTTTATTGGCCATGTTGACGCTG gtaAAAGTACTATCGGTGGTCAAATAATGGCCCTGACAGGCATGGTGGATAAGAGGACGTTGGAAAAATACCAGCGAGAAGCATGCGAAAAAAGCAGGGAGAGTTGGTACCTTAGTTGGGCCTTGGATACTAATCAGGAAG AGCGAGACAAGGGTAAAACGGTGGAAGTGGGTAGAGCCTTCTTTGAGACTGATCGAAAACATTTTACCATTCTGGACGCCCCTGGCCACAAGAGTTTCGTGCCTAACATGATCGGCGGCGCAGCTCAAGCCGATTTAGCAGTTTTAGTTATCTCAGCTAGGAAAG GTGAATTTGAAACCGGTTTTGACCGAGGAGGACAGACCAGAGAACACGCCATGCTAGCCAAAACCGCGGGTGTCAAGTATTTAGTTGTGTTAGTTAATAAAATGGACGATCCCACCGTCAATTGGGACGAAGCTAG GTACAACGAATGTCGAGACAAAATCCTCCCTTATCTTAAGAAGCTGGGCTTCAACCTAAACAAGGACCTCTTCTTCCTGCCCTGTTCGGGCCAACTGGGCCAGAATCTCAAGGAGCCCGTAGACAAATCAATTTGCACGTGGTACGACGGCGCCGCCTTTATCCCCTTCATCGACAACTTGCCGCAGATCAACCGCAAAGCGGATGGACCCTTCATGATGCCAATCGTGGACAAGTACAAGGACATGGGGACTGTTGTCATGGGAAAAGTGGAGTCGGGAGAGTGTCGCAAGGGACAGAATTTGATTATTATGCCTAATAGG ACACCAGTTATCGTAGACATGCTCCTAAGTGACGACGATGAGGTTTCGCGCATTGTCTCTGGCGAAAACGTGAAAGTCAAAGTGAAGGGAGTGGAGGAAGAAGACGTTAGTCCGGGATTCGTGCTCTGTGACGCCGTGAACCCGGTGCACACGTGCCGCATCTTCGATGCGCAATTGGTCATTATTGAGCACAAGAGTATCATTTGCGCAGGTTACAGTGCAGTCATGCACATCCATTGTGCGGCTGAAGAAGTTACTGTTAAG GCTTTAATTTGTCTAATCGAGAAAAAAACCGGAGAGAAATCCAAGACTAGACCGAGGTTTGTGAAACAAGACCAAATAGCAATTATGAGAATTGAGTGCGCAGGCGTGATTTGCCTCGAGCCCTTTAAAGAATTCCCACAGATGGGTAGATTCACATTAAGAGATGAAA ATAGAACAATTGCAATTGGCAAGGTCCTAAAACTAGTGGAATAA